From the Heptranchias perlo isolate sHepPer1 chromosome 26, sHepPer1.hap1, whole genome shotgun sequence genome, one window contains:
- the hdac1 gene encoding histone deacetylase 1, translated as MAFTQGGTKKKVCYYYDGDVGNYYYGQGHPMKPHRIRMTHNLLLNYGLYRKMEIYRPHKASAEEMTKYHSDDYIKFLRSIRPDNMSEYSKQMQRFNVGEDCPVFDGLFEFCQLSTGGSVAGAVKLNKQQTDIAVNWAGGLHHAKKSEASGFCYVNDIVLAILELLKYHQRVLYIDIDIHHGDGVEEAFYTTDRVMTVSFHKYGEYFPGTGDLRDIGAGKGKYYAVNFPLRDGIDDESYEAIFKPIICKVMEMYQPSAIALQCGADSLSGDRLGCFNLTIKGHAKCVEFVKTFNLPLLMLGGGGYTIRNVARCWTYETSVALDSEIPNELPYNDYFEYFGPDFKLHISPSNMTNQNTSEYLEKIKQRLFENLRMLPHAPGVQMQAIPEDAVPEDSGDEEEEDTDKRISIRASDKRIACDEEFSDSEDEGEGGRRNAANYKKLKRAKVEEEKEGEEKKADGKEEEKAKDGVPEKLENKGIKVEETKPSNA; from the exons ATGGCGTTCACGCAGGGTGGGACGAAGAAGAAAGTTTGCTATTATTATGATG GTGATGTTGGGAATTACTACTATGGACAGGGTCATCCAATGAAACCACATAGAATTCGAATGACCCATAACCTGCTGCTAAACTATGGCTTATACAGAAAAATGGAAATCTAT CGTCCACACAAAGCTTCAGCTGAAGAAATGACAAAGTACCACAGTGATGACTACATCAAGTTCCTGCGGTCCATCCGTCCAGACAATATGTCTGAATACAGCAAGCAGATGCAAAGAT TTAACGTGGGTGAAGACTGCcctgtatttgatgggctgtttgAATTCTGCCAGCTCTCGACTGGAGGTTCAGTTG CTGGAGCTGTTAAACTGAACAAACAACAAACGGACATTGCTGTCAACTGGGCTGGTGGACTTCATCATGCAAAGAAATCAGAGGCATCAGGCTTTTGTTACGTAAATGACATTGTCTTGGCCATTCTCGAATTACTGAA GTACCATCAGAGAGTGCTGTACATCGATATTGATATTCACCATGGTGATGGTGTTGAAGAAGCTTTTTATACAACAGATAGGGTGATGACTGTTTCATTCCATAAATATGGTGAATATTTCCCTGGTACAGGAGATCTCCGG GATATAGGTGCAGGCAAAGGCAAGTACTATGCTGTAAATTTCCCATTGAGAGATGGAATCGATGATGAATCTTATGAAGCCATATTCAAACCT ATTATATGTAAGGTGATGGAGATGTACCAGCCTAGTGCCATTGCATTGCAGTGTGGTGCTGATTCTTTGTCTGGGGATAGACTGGGTTGCTTTAATCTTACTATTAAAG gccaTGCCAAGTGTGTTGAATTTGTGAAGACTTTTAATTTACCTTTACtgatgctgggaggaggaggatataCAATTCGCAATGTGGCTCGATGCTGGACGTATGAGACATCTGTTGCTTTGGATTCAGAGATTCCAAATG AACTACCATACAACGATTACTTTGAGTACTTTGGACCAGACTTTAAGCTACACATCAGTCCTTCCAATATGACAAACCAGAACACCAGTGAATACCTCGAGAAGATAAA GCAACGTTTGTTTGAAAACCTGCGAATGCTGCCCCATGCCCCAGGTGTTCAGATGCAGGCTATCCCAGAGGATGCAGTTCCGGAAGATAGTGGGGATGAGGAGGAAGAAGATACGGACAAACGCATTTCAA TCCGTGCTTCAGATAAGAGAATAGCATGCGATGAAGAATTCTCAGATTCTGAAGATGAAGGGGAAGGAGGTCGGCGAAACGCTGCAAATTACAAAAAACTAAAGCGTGCCAAAGTAGAAGAagaaaaagagggagaagagaaaaAAGCAG ATGGGAAAGAGGAAGAAAAGGCCAAAGATGGTGTTCCAGAGAAATTAGAAAATAAAGG AATTAAGGTGGAAGAGACAAAACCGAGCAATGCATAA